In the Thalassoglobus sp. JC818 genome, one interval contains:
- a CDS encoding GntP family permease codes for MLDSTWGTVFILMVGVCIVVGSILIFRLHAFLALVAAALVVAFLTPESTRQRYLIENDSFVVHVDADQPDELRIHGATSKQLPPGSTISVVQLDPKTQRYEVVGTARVVSEADPELSVVRAEFQQTSDATVDDKLLLRAIYSNDLQSIGKELRSTIGAQVATGFGSTCTKIGILIAMAAIIGKCLLDSGAADRIVRTTLRLCGEPAAPVAFTFSGFFLGIPVFFDTVFYLMIPLGKAMRLRTGKNYLLYVLTIVCGATMAHSLVPPTPGPLLVAEELGVDLGVMILVGTIVGLFCAVYGYIYALIINSRCELPLRDSPDFSLEELEESLKVDESQLPGFWMASLPILLPVILISGHTLVSHPSFPIDLSLSTKRVIETLGDKNIALLLSAIIAMGVLIRQKRTSFEDLSKSIQSALASGGVIILITAAGGAFGQVLRQTGIADLIQNLPDASPQVICTLAFLITTAIRTAQGSASVAMITAAGILSGIALDGGLPFEPVYLACAIGAGSKPIAWMNDSGFWVITKMSGMSEAEGLKYITPMTASMGVVGLLVVLAGVTFYPNF; via the coding sequence ATGTTGGATTCGACGTGGGGGACAGTTTTCATCCTTATGGTGGGAGTGTGCATTGTCGTCGGATCGATTCTCATTTTCCGGCTGCATGCGTTTCTAGCACTGGTGGCAGCAGCACTCGTCGTCGCATTTTTGACTCCGGAATCGACTCGTCAGCGATATCTCATTGAAAATGATTCGTTCGTCGTGCATGTCGACGCTGATCAGCCAGACGAGCTGCGTATTCACGGTGCGACCTCGAAGCAATTGCCTCCGGGGTCCACAATTTCTGTGGTCCAGCTCGACCCGAAAACACAGCGATACGAAGTTGTCGGCACGGCGAGAGTTGTCTCGGAGGCAGATCCTGAACTCAGTGTGGTGCGAGCTGAATTTCAGCAGACGTCGGACGCGACAGTCGACGACAAACTGCTATTGCGAGCGATTTATTCCAACGATTTGCAATCGATCGGCAAAGAGCTTCGATCGACAATCGGGGCGCAGGTGGCGACGGGATTTGGCAGCACCTGTACGAAAATCGGAATCCTGATCGCGATGGCAGCAATCATCGGCAAGTGCCTGCTTGACAGTGGCGCTGCCGATCGGATCGTACGGACGACGCTGCGGCTGTGCGGAGAACCGGCAGCCCCGGTCGCATTCACGTTCAGCGGGTTCTTCCTCGGAATTCCGGTCTTCTTTGACACGGTCTTCTATTTGATGATTCCTCTCGGCAAAGCCATGCGGCTGCGGACCGGAAAGAACTACTTGTTGTACGTTCTAACGATCGTCTGCGGGGCGACAATGGCCCATTCGCTCGTTCCACCCACTCCCGGGCCCTTGCTGGTGGCCGAAGAATTGGGAGTCGACCTCGGTGTGATGATTCTGGTCGGCACGATTGTGGGATTGTTTTGTGCGGTGTACGGGTACATCTATGCCTTGATTATCAACTCGCGATGCGAACTCCCTCTTCGAGATTCGCCCGATTTTTCACTGGAAGAGTTGGAGGAATCACTGAAGGTCGACGAGTCTCAACTTCCCGGATTCTGGATGGCCAGCCTTCCCATTCTCTTGCCGGTGATTTTGATTTCGGGGCACACTTTGGTCAGCCATCCGAGCTTTCCAATCGATCTGTCGCTGTCAACGAAACGAGTGATCGAGACGTTGGGAGACAAGAACATCGCTCTGCTTCTCTCCGCCATCATTGCAATGGGCGTGCTCATTCGGCAGAAGCGAACCTCATTCGAGGATCTCTCCAAATCGATCCAGTCAGCTCTGGCCAGTGGGGGAGTAATTATTCTGATCACCGCCGCTGGTGGGGCATTTGGTCAGGTGCTGCGGCAGACGGGAATTGCGGACTTAATCCAGAACCTGCCGGATGCGTCCCCGCAAGTGATCTGCACTTTGGCCTTTCTCATCACTACGGCGATCAGAACAGCTCAGGGATCAGCTTCAGTCGCCATGATTACTGCAGCGGGAATTTTGTCCGGAATCGCCCTCGACGGAGGGCTCCCATTCGAGCCGGTCTACCTCGCGTGTGCGATCGGAGCCGGGTCGAAGCCGATCGCATGGATGAATGACAGTGGCTTCTGGGTGATCACGAAGATGAGCGGAATGTCAGAAGCTGAGGGCTTGAAGTACATCACTCCCATGACAGCCAGCATGGGAGTCGTCGGGCTCCTTGTCGTTCTGGCGGGAGTGACTTTCTACCCCAATTTCTAG